One genomic region from Amphiprion ocellaris isolate individual 3 ecotype Okinawa chromosome 20, ASM2253959v1, whole genome shotgun sequence encodes:
- the rsad2 gene encoding S-adenosylmethionine-dependent nucleotide dehydratase RSAD2, with translation MLQHPQCKGSRRCYTCGFKMHFSSVSPKLLLQLCISTIHSIFASVFSKVRYWTAGGCKGSVSVLPAAAAAAAAADSKLNQSKDRDATTPTSVNYHFTRKCNYKCGFCFHTAKTSFVLPLEEAQRGLKLLKESGMEKINFSGGEPFLHEKGEFLGEMVQFCKQDLQLPSVSIVSNGSMIKEKWFQKYGAYLDILAVSCDSFDEATNQLIGRAQGRKSHLENLYKIRNWCQQYKVAFKINSVINTFNIDEDMSEHIMELNPVRWKVFQCLLIDGENAGQDALREAERFVISDQQFQEFLDRHSNVSCLVPESNEKMRNSYLILDEYMRFLDCREGRKDPSKSILDVGVKEAICFSGFDEKMFLKRGGKYVWSKADMKLEW, from the exons ATGCTTCAGCATCCACAGTGCAAAGGGAGTAGAAGGTGTTATACGTGTGGTTTTAAGATGCATTTCTCTTCAGTCTCTCCGAAACTgctcctgcagctctgcatcAGCACCATCCACAGCATTTTTGCGAGCGTCTTTTCTAAAGTTCGTTATTGGACGGCCGGAGGCTGCAAAGGAAGCGTCTCGGTCctcccagctgctgctgctgctgctgctgctgctgacagtaAATTGAACCAGAGTAAGGATCGAGACGCAACGACTCCAACAAGTGTCAACTACCACTTTACGCGCAAATGCAATTACAAATGTGGATTTTGTttccacactgcaaaaacatcCTTCGTGCTGCCTCTGGAGGAAGCCCAACGGGGACTGAAGCTTCTAAAGGAGTCAG GCATGGAAAAGATCAACTTCTCTGGAGGTGAGCCCTTCCTGCATGAAAAGGGAGAGTTTCTTGGGGAGATGGTTCAGTTTTGCAAACAAGACCTGCAGCTGCCAAGTGTCAGCATTGTGAGCAATGGAAGCATGATTAAAGAAAAGTGGTTCCAGAAATATG GTGCCTACCTGGACATCCTGGCCGTCTCTTGTGACAGTTTTGATGAGGCAACCAACCAACTCATTGGCAGAGCTCAAGGCAGGAAGAGCCACCTTGAAAACCTCTACAAGATCCGCAACTGGTGCCAGCAGTACAAAGTGGCGTTCAAGATCAACTCAGTCATCAACACCTTCAACATCGACGAGGACATGTCAGAGCACATCATGGAGCTCAACCCTGTCCGCTGGAAG GTGTTCCAGTGTCTGTTGATTGATGGGGAGAATGCAGGACAGGACGCCctgagagaggcagagaggttCGTCATCAGCGACCAACAGTTTCAGGAGTTTCTGGATAGACACAGCAATGTCTCCTGCCTTGTTCCTGAGTCTAATGAGAAG ATGAGGAACTCCTACCTGATCCTGGATGAATAT ATGCGTTTCCTGGACTGCCGAGAGGGAAGGAAGGACCCGTCCAAATCCATCCTTGATGTGGGTGTGAAGGAGGCCATTTGCTTCAGTGGCtttgatgaaaaaatgtttctcaaaagaggagggaaataTGTGTGGAGCAAAGCTGATATGAAGCTGGAGTGGTGA